One window from the genome of Chiroxiphia lanceolata isolate bChiLan1 chromosome 15, bChiLan1.pri, whole genome shotgun sequence encodes:
- the SH3TC2 gene encoding SH3 domain and tetratricopeptide repeat-containing protein 2 isoform X2: MREAVLGSRARGVCAGAGEECDSCCPHSPVLLPRWDHLHQTAAEHQGKWCQERTMASGKAGMSEPSSPTTEAGDGSLDTSLVLLAVREGFPPEISLFFSIESRSSGCLNSQLQEAARKKLWALESDDRGVCALFKELSARLVCMQAQEDRFLLTFKTLEEVWKFSTYLTLGYVGSCLEQLLFDQEYWLNCALMEDTEIRVTMDEDHLATIYTDLLLQEGNFFSRVMPGAWKTEQEGEEGLQLCKNELIHVKNVGEDSKWEGMSLLTGQRGVVPMTALEPIPHPFYQWFLKNYAVSFGMSQEISGTTSQPIVKGRCTATEDHRGAAWDELSFSKGDSIEVIGFFIPGLPWFVGKSLSSGSTGFVPTRYISPEACEPLGKGLVFLSEEEKSPLLHIPCNGDEQHFTTLLGDLARTDITSVYRLDGFEPAAMFPKVPSEAVLHASRDIQLLQSWEEINELATTSTSELSSPGSESAPSMLEDVLLEKMDDFDYPKFFIDLNAGHMDDADVFDPILTFLNQDSYVSSFQSLYDLSFSFLHSTFYGFSDEDELVLYLETSRNWAKRTRSVWAHVRLCFLLGKLCIKKVKFSQARVYFEEAMSVLDRGFQDLPLLAALHVTLASIYLKQNMKHKFSSLLGKMVTLLVCLPGRSFSSENELEVMTYVLREAIAVGNAPLEARVCFLIVKLFLQLGKTDEVLPFMEHLQCLTTTLLGPDTSSGPLDAPAILSYLYDKKYLPNIALASARLFVPSGTKGAPTPIWRAGFILQNTSKLLGSQLERSSIPALACFYLKQALQFCCESRAVPTQRMLCAILSRMYLQHGVLDGAVCYAARAVALSRLMGEEEAFESSLSLGWMYLLQGQPSPAADILWQLLRSLSGTDSVTQGGAVHNLLAIALKGEGRVQAAAENFLWALHKAKETGNKRNQAIALANLGQLSLGCGASQLSELYLLQSVQLYAELQGSQDLEMELVQVLLGLAQAMVDRQRMEDGKLCYELALVFALKWHNVRSQLHITESLCHFYNKVSPDLQACITYHEHWVSLAQQLQDRELEGNARQALSQLYQALGTPEALRQSLDCTKQSLRIFIDLEETVKAAETWLQAGRLYYLMQEDELVEMYFQAAIQTALKWENFSLAMDLYEKAGDTFFNGNRNRDRAVEFYRGGAVPLARKLKATKTELRLFNKLAELQIRLQGYEKALEFATLAARLSLRVGDQLQELVAFHRLATVYYFLHMYEMAEDCYLKTLAMRPPMLQCSGEALYYCKVYCHLGNLTLHKLKDEQDAAAYFLLALAAATELGDQDLQALIRAKLGAMPSAPQGPEGTPGCATYRPRWLSEGGHVV, encoded by the exons ATGAGGGAAGCggtgctgggaagcagagcaaGGGGCGTGTGTGCAGGAGCAG GCGAAGAGTGTGACTCCTGCTGTCCCCACTCACCCGTGCTCCTGCCCCGCTGGGACCATCTGCaccaaacagcagctgaacaccAGGGAAAATGGTGTCAGGAGAGGACCATGGCATCAG GTAAGGCTGGGATGTCGGAGCCAAGCAGCCCCACTACTGAGGCAGGAGATGGCTCCCTGGACACCTCCTTGGTGCTGCTGGCTGTCAGAGAGGGCTTTCCACCAG AGATATCACTCTTCTTCTCCATTGAGAGTCGCTCCTCCGGCTGCCTcaattcccagctccaggaagcaGCCAGAAAGAAGCTGTGGGCCCTGGAGAGTGACGACAGAGGTGTCTGTGCCCTGTTCAAG GAGCTGTCAGCCAGGCTGGTCTGTATGCAAGCACAGGAGGATCGGTTCCTCCTCACCTTCAAAACCCTGGAAGAAGTCTGGAAGTTTTCCACGTATCTGACTTTAG GATACGTGGgcagctgcctggagcagcttctATTTGACCAGGAGTATTGGCTAAACTGTGCCCTGATGGAGGACACGGAGATCAGAGTCACTATGGATGAGGATCATTTGGCCACCATATATACGGATCTGCTCCTCCAGGAAG GTAACTTTTTCTCCAGAGTAATGCCAGGTGCCTGGAagacagagcaggagggagaggaaggcctgcagctctgcaagaATGAGCTGATCCATGTGAAGAATGTTGGAGAGGACTCAAAATGGGAAGGGATGTCCTTACTGACAGGTCAACGAGGTGTGGTGCCCATGACAGCTCTAGAGCCAATTCCTCACCCATTTTACCA GTGGTTCCTGAAGAATTATGCTGTGAGTTTTGGCATGTCCCAGGAGATCAGCGGGACAACCTCTCAGCCAATTG TCAAAGGCAGGTGCACCGCCACCGAGGaccacagaggagcagcatgGGATGAACTGAGTTTCTCCAAAGGAGACAGCATAGAAGTCATAGGCTTCTTCATTCCAGGACTCCCGTGGTTTGTGGGCAAATCCCTCAGCAGTGGGAGCACTGGCTTTGTTCCAACCCGCTACATAAGTCCCGAGGCTTGTGAACCTCT GGGAAAGGGCTTGGTGTTTCTGAGCGAAGAAGAAAAGTCCCCCCTCTTGCATATCCCTTGCAATGGTGACGAGCAGCACTTCACCACCCTCCTTGGGGACCTGGCACGCACTGACATCACCTCTGTGTACCGCCTGG ATGGTTTTGAACCTGCAGCCATGTTCCCAAAAGTGCCATCAG AGGCTGTTCTCCATGCCAGTAGAGATATCCAACTGCTCCAGTCTTGGGAGGAAATAAATGAATTGGCTACAACTAGCACCTCTGAGCTGTCCAGCCCAGGGAGTGAATCAGCCCCTTCTATGTTAGAAGATGTTCTCCTGGAGAAGATGGACGACTTTGATTATCCCAAGTTCTTTATTGACCTGAATGCTGGACACATGGATGATGCTGATGTCTTTGACCCCATATTGACCTTCCTTAACCAAGATAGTTATGTATCCAGTTTTCAAAGCCTCTATgatctcagcttttcctttctccactcCACTTTTTATGGTTTCTCCGATGAGGATGAACTGGTCCTGTACCTTGAGACATCCAGGAATTGGGCCAAGAGGACTCGTTCAGTTTGGGCTCATGTCAGGCTCTGTTTCCTCTTGGGTAAGCTCTGCATCAAAAAGGTCAAATTCTCCCAGGCTCGAGTCTACTTTGAAGAAGCCATGAGTGTCCTGGACAGGGGATTTCAGGACCTGCCTCTGTTGGCAGCGTTGCATGTGACCCTTGCCTCCATCTACTTGAAACAGAACATGAAGCACAAGTTCTCCTCCCTACTGGGGAAAATGGTGACCTTGCTTGTCTGCTTGCCTGGGCGCTCTTTCAGCTCTGAAAACGAGCTGGAAGTCATGACGTACGTCTTGAGGGAAGCCATTGCTGTGGGCAATGCTCCCTTGGAGGCACGGGTCTGCTTCCTCATTGTCAAGCTCTTCCTACAACTGGGAAAAACTGATGAAGTGCTGCCCTTTATGGAGCATcttcagtgtctcaccaccaCTTTGCTCGGCCCAGACACTAGTTCTGGGCCACTGGATGCCCCTGCCATCTTGAGCTACCTGTATGACAAGAAGTACTTGCCAAATATTGCACTGGCCTCCGCCAGGTTGTTTGTTCCCAGTGGCACCAAGGGAGCACCGACACCCATTTGGAGAGCTGGCTTCATCCTCCAAAATACTTCCAAACTACTGGGAAGCCAACTGGAGAGAAGCAGCATCCCAGCACTGGCTTGTTTCTATCTCAAGCAAGCACTGCAGTTCTgctgtgagagcagagctgtgcccaccCAGAGGATGCTGTGTGCCATCTTGTCCAGGATGTACCTCCAGCACGGGGTGTTGGACGGGGCGGTTTGTTATGCAGCCAGGGCTGTAGCCCTCAGCAGACTGATGGGCGAGGAGGAGGCTTTTGAGTCTTCCCTCTCTTTGGGGTGGATGTACCTCCTGCAGGGCCAGCCAAGTCCAGCTGCAGACATCCTGTGGCAGCTCCTGCGGTCCCTGAGTGGGACGGACAGTGTGACTCAGGGCGGAGCCGTGCACAACCTCCTGGCCATTGCCCTCAAGGGAGAAGGGCGggtgcaggcagctgcagagaacTTCCTCTGGGCCCTGCACAAGGCCAAGGAGACCGGAAACAAGAGGAATCAGGCCATTGCCCTGGCTAACCTGGGGCAGCTGAGCTTGGGGTGTGGGGCCAGCCAGCTGTCCGAGCTCTACCTGCTCCAGTCAGTCCAGCTCTACGCTGAGCTCCAGGGCAGCCAAGACCTGGAGATGGAGCtggtgcaggtgctgctggggctggctcAGGCCATGGTGGACAGGCAGAGGATGGAAGATGGCAAACTCTGTTATGAACTGGCATTGGTTTTTGCCCTGAAGTGGCATAATGTGAGGA GTCAGCTTCACATCACTGAGTCTCTCTGCCATTTCTACAACAAAGTGTCCCCCGATCTCCAGGCCTGCATCACCTACCATGAGCACTGGGTGTCCTTGGCACAACAGCTGCAGGACAGAGAGCTGGAAGGCAATGCCCGACAGGCTCTCAGTCAGCTCTACCAGGCTTTGGGCACACCTGA GGCTTTGAGACAGTCCCTGGATTGCACCAAACAAAGTCTAAGGATCTTCATTGACCTTGAAGAGActgtgaaagcagcagagacctggctgcaggcaggaaggctctACTATCTTATGCAGGAGGATGAGCTGGTGGAAATGTACTTTCAG GCAGCCATTCAGACTGCTCTGAAGTGGGAGAACTTCTCCTTGGCCATGGATCTTTATGAGAAAGCAGGTGATACCTTTTTTAATGGCAACCGGAACAGAGATCGAGCGGTGGAGTTTTACAGG GGAGGTGCTGTGCCCTTGGCCAGGAAACTAAAGGCCACTAAGACAGAGCTACGGCTGTTCAAcaagctggcagagctgcagatcAGGCTGCAGGGCTACGAGAAGGCACTGGAGTTTGCtaccctggcagccaggctgagcctcAGGGTTG GAGATCAGTTGCAGGAGCTGGTTGCATTCCACCGCCTGGCTACAGTCTACTATTTTCTGCACATGTATGAGATGGCAGAAGATTGCTACCTGAAGACACTTGCCATGCGTCCCCCCATGCTGCAGTGCTCAGGAGAGGCCCTGTACTACTGCAAGGTGTATTGCCACCTTGGAAACCTGACCCTACACAAGCTGAAG GATGAACAGGATGCAGCAGCCTACTTCCTCCTGGCCCTCGCCGCAGCGACCGAGCTGGGAGACCAGGACCTGCAGGCCCTCATCCGTGCCAAGCTGGGAGCCATGCCCAGTGCCCCACAGGGGCCTGAGGGCACACCAGGCTGTGCCACGTACCGACCCAGGTGGCTGAGCGAAGGAGGCCACGTCGTCTGA
- the SH3TC2 gene encoding SH3 domain and tetratricopeptide repeat-containing protein 2 isoform X3, with protein sequence MREAVLGSRARGVCAGAGKAGMSEPSSPTTEAGDGSLDTSLVLLAVREGFPPEISLFFSIESRSSGCLNSQLQEAARKKLWALESDDRGVCALFKELSARLVCMQAQEDRFLLTFKTLEEVWKFSTYLTLGYVGSCLEQLLFDQEYWLNCALMEDTEIRVTMDEDHLATIYTDLLLQEGNFFSRVMPGAWKTEQEGEEGLQLCKNELIHVKNVGEDSKWEGMSLLTGQRGVVPMTALEPIPHPFYQWFLKNYAVSFGMSQEISGTTSQPIVKGRCTATEDHRGAAWDELSFSKGDSIEVIGFFIPGLPWFVGKSLSSGSTGFVPTRYISPEACEPLGKGLVFLSEEEKSPLLHIPCNGDEQHFTTLLGDLARTDITSVYRLDGFEPAAMFPKVPSEAVLHASRDIQLLQSWEEINELATTSTSELSSPGSESAPSMLEDVLLEKMDDFDYPKFFIDLNAGHMDDADVFDPILTFLNQDSYVSSFQSLYDLSFSFLHSTFYGFSDEDELVLYLETSRNWAKRTRSVWAHVRLCFLLGKLCIKKVKFSQARVYFEEAMSVLDRGFQDLPLLAALHVTLASIYLKQNMKHKFSSLLGKMVTLLVCLPGRSFSSENELEVMTYVLREAIAVGNAPLEARVCFLIVKLFLQLGKTDEVLPFMEHLQCLTTTLLGPDTSSGPLDAPAILSYLYDKKYLPNIALASARLFVPSGTKGAPTPIWRAGFILQNTSKLLGSQLERSSIPALACFYLKQALQFCCESRAVPTQRMLCAILSRMYLQHGVLDGAVCYAARAVALSRLMGEEEAFESSLSLGWMYLLQGQPSPAADILWQLLRSLSGTDSVTQGGAVHNLLAIALKGEGRVQAAAENFLWALHKAKETGNKRNQAIALANLGQLSLGCGASQLSELYLLQSVQLYAELQGSQDLEMELVQVLLGLAQAMVDRQRMEDGKLCYELALVFALKWHNVRSQLHITESLCHFYNKVSPDLQACITYHEHWVSLAQQLQDRELEGNARQALSQLYQALGTPEALRQSLDCTKQSLRIFIDLEETVKAAETWLQAGRLYYLMQEDELVEMYFQAAIQTALKWENFSLAMDLYEKAGDTFFNGNRNRDRAVEFYRGGAVPLARKLKATKTELRLFNKLAELQIRLQGYEKALEFATLAARLSLRVGDQLQELVAFHRLATVYYFLHMYEMAEDCYLKTLAMRPPMLQCSGEALYYCKVYCHLGNLTLHKLKDEQDAAAYFLLALAAATELGDQDLQALIRAKLGAMPSAPQGPEGTPGCATYRPRWLSEGGHVV encoded by the exons ATGAGGGAAGCggtgctgggaagcagagcaaGGGGCGTGTGTGCAGGAGCAG GTAAGGCTGGGATGTCGGAGCCAAGCAGCCCCACTACTGAGGCAGGAGATGGCTCCCTGGACACCTCCTTGGTGCTGCTGGCTGTCAGAGAGGGCTTTCCACCAG AGATATCACTCTTCTTCTCCATTGAGAGTCGCTCCTCCGGCTGCCTcaattcccagctccaggaagcaGCCAGAAAGAAGCTGTGGGCCCTGGAGAGTGACGACAGAGGTGTCTGTGCCCTGTTCAAG GAGCTGTCAGCCAGGCTGGTCTGTATGCAAGCACAGGAGGATCGGTTCCTCCTCACCTTCAAAACCCTGGAAGAAGTCTGGAAGTTTTCCACGTATCTGACTTTAG GATACGTGGgcagctgcctggagcagcttctATTTGACCAGGAGTATTGGCTAAACTGTGCCCTGATGGAGGACACGGAGATCAGAGTCACTATGGATGAGGATCATTTGGCCACCATATATACGGATCTGCTCCTCCAGGAAG GTAACTTTTTCTCCAGAGTAATGCCAGGTGCCTGGAagacagagcaggagggagaggaaggcctgcagctctgcaagaATGAGCTGATCCATGTGAAGAATGTTGGAGAGGACTCAAAATGGGAAGGGATGTCCTTACTGACAGGTCAACGAGGTGTGGTGCCCATGACAGCTCTAGAGCCAATTCCTCACCCATTTTACCA GTGGTTCCTGAAGAATTATGCTGTGAGTTTTGGCATGTCCCAGGAGATCAGCGGGACAACCTCTCAGCCAATTG TCAAAGGCAGGTGCACCGCCACCGAGGaccacagaggagcagcatgGGATGAACTGAGTTTCTCCAAAGGAGACAGCATAGAAGTCATAGGCTTCTTCATTCCAGGACTCCCGTGGTTTGTGGGCAAATCCCTCAGCAGTGGGAGCACTGGCTTTGTTCCAACCCGCTACATAAGTCCCGAGGCTTGTGAACCTCT GGGAAAGGGCTTGGTGTTTCTGAGCGAAGAAGAAAAGTCCCCCCTCTTGCATATCCCTTGCAATGGTGACGAGCAGCACTTCACCACCCTCCTTGGGGACCTGGCACGCACTGACATCACCTCTGTGTACCGCCTGG ATGGTTTTGAACCTGCAGCCATGTTCCCAAAAGTGCCATCAG AGGCTGTTCTCCATGCCAGTAGAGATATCCAACTGCTCCAGTCTTGGGAGGAAATAAATGAATTGGCTACAACTAGCACCTCTGAGCTGTCCAGCCCAGGGAGTGAATCAGCCCCTTCTATGTTAGAAGATGTTCTCCTGGAGAAGATGGACGACTTTGATTATCCCAAGTTCTTTATTGACCTGAATGCTGGACACATGGATGATGCTGATGTCTTTGACCCCATATTGACCTTCCTTAACCAAGATAGTTATGTATCCAGTTTTCAAAGCCTCTATgatctcagcttttcctttctccactcCACTTTTTATGGTTTCTCCGATGAGGATGAACTGGTCCTGTACCTTGAGACATCCAGGAATTGGGCCAAGAGGACTCGTTCAGTTTGGGCTCATGTCAGGCTCTGTTTCCTCTTGGGTAAGCTCTGCATCAAAAAGGTCAAATTCTCCCAGGCTCGAGTCTACTTTGAAGAAGCCATGAGTGTCCTGGACAGGGGATTTCAGGACCTGCCTCTGTTGGCAGCGTTGCATGTGACCCTTGCCTCCATCTACTTGAAACAGAACATGAAGCACAAGTTCTCCTCCCTACTGGGGAAAATGGTGACCTTGCTTGTCTGCTTGCCTGGGCGCTCTTTCAGCTCTGAAAACGAGCTGGAAGTCATGACGTACGTCTTGAGGGAAGCCATTGCTGTGGGCAATGCTCCCTTGGAGGCACGGGTCTGCTTCCTCATTGTCAAGCTCTTCCTACAACTGGGAAAAACTGATGAAGTGCTGCCCTTTATGGAGCATcttcagtgtctcaccaccaCTTTGCTCGGCCCAGACACTAGTTCTGGGCCACTGGATGCCCCTGCCATCTTGAGCTACCTGTATGACAAGAAGTACTTGCCAAATATTGCACTGGCCTCCGCCAGGTTGTTTGTTCCCAGTGGCACCAAGGGAGCACCGACACCCATTTGGAGAGCTGGCTTCATCCTCCAAAATACTTCCAAACTACTGGGAAGCCAACTGGAGAGAAGCAGCATCCCAGCACTGGCTTGTTTCTATCTCAAGCAAGCACTGCAGTTCTgctgtgagagcagagctgtgcccaccCAGAGGATGCTGTGTGCCATCTTGTCCAGGATGTACCTCCAGCACGGGGTGTTGGACGGGGCGGTTTGTTATGCAGCCAGGGCTGTAGCCCTCAGCAGACTGATGGGCGAGGAGGAGGCTTTTGAGTCTTCCCTCTCTTTGGGGTGGATGTACCTCCTGCAGGGCCAGCCAAGTCCAGCTGCAGACATCCTGTGGCAGCTCCTGCGGTCCCTGAGTGGGACGGACAGTGTGACTCAGGGCGGAGCCGTGCACAACCTCCTGGCCATTGCCCTCAAGGGAGAAGGGCGggtgcaggcagctgcagagaacTTCCTCTGGGCCCTGCACAAGGCCAAGGAGACCGGAAACAAGAGGAATCAGGCCATTGCCCTGGCTAACCTGGGGCAGCTGAGCTTGGGGTGTGGGGCCAGCCAGCTGTCCGAGCTCTACCTGCTCCAGTCAGTCCAGCTCTACGCTGAGCTCCAGGGCAGCCAAGACCTGGAGATGGAGCtggtgcaggtgctgctggggctggctcAGGCCATGGTGGACAGGCAGAGGATGGAAGATGGCAAACTCTGTTATGAACTGGCATTGGTTTTTGCCCTGAAGTGGCATAATGTGAGGA GTCAGCTTCACATCACTGAGTCTCTCTGCCATTTCTACAACAAAGTGTCCCCCGATCTCCAGGCCTGCATCACCTACCATGAGCACTGGGTGTCCTTGGCACAACAGCTGCAGGACAGAGAGCTGGAAGGCAATGCCCGACAGGCTCTCAGTCAGCTCTACCAGGCTTTGGGCACACCTGA GGCTTTGAGACAGTCCCTGGATTGCACCAAACAAAGTCTAAGGATCTTCATTGACCTTGAAGAGActgtgaaagcagcagagacctggctgcaggcaggaaggctctACTATCTTATGCAGGAGGATGAGCTGGTGGAAATGTACTTTCAG GCAGCCATTCAGACTGCTCTGAAGTGGGAGAACTTCTCCTTGGCCATGGATCTTTATGAGAAAGCAGGTGATACCTTTTTTAATGGCAACCGGAACAGAGATCGAGCGGTGGAGTTTTACAGG GGAGGTGCTGTGCCCTTGGCCAGGAAACTAAAGGCCACTAAGACAGAGCTACGGCTGTTCAAcaagctggcagagctgcagatcAGGCTGCAGGGCTACGAGAAGGCACTGGAGTTTGCtaccctggcagccaggctgagcctcAGGGTTG GAGATCAGTTGCAGGAGCTGGTTGCATTCCACCGCCTGGCTACAGTCTACTATTTTCTGCACATGTATGAGATGGCAGAAGATTGCTACCTGAAGACACTTGCCATGCGTCCCCCCATGCTGCAGTGCTCAGGAGAGGCCCTGTACTACTGCAAGGTGTATTGCCACCTTGGAAACCTGACCCTACACAAGCTGAAG GATGAACAGGATGCAGCAGCCTACTTCCTCCTGGCCCTCGCCGCAGCGACCGAGCTGGGAGACCAGGACCTGCAGGCCCTCATCCGTGCCAAGCTGGGAGCCATGCCCAGTGCCCCACAGGGGCCTGAGGGCACACCAGGCTGTGCCACGTACCGACCCAGGTGGCTGAGCGAAGGAGGCCACGTCGTCTGA